GAAGTTGGATGAGGTTGAAAGGGAGAAAAGTCAAATCCAGGAGGCTCTCCAACAGGTTGAAGCTGAACGTCATCAGCTTGAGCTGGACCGCAGCGAGTTGCGCGATCATTTACGAGATGCCGAAGGGGACCTTAATACCCTGCAAAAACGAATGCGGGAACTCGAACATGAACACGATACCGCAGTAGTTAAGGAGCGACAGCTTCGAGATTCGTACCGCCAGGAGAGGAGTGAATGGGATAAGATAAAAGCCTCGATGGGGTGGAGGATTTTACACGTCGTGTGGCGCGTCGTATGGCGCATGCGCGCACGGTCTCAGCGTTTATTCAACGTATTCACAGCCTTCTTTCGATATTTTCGCGTTTCGATAGCCGCGATGGCCAAAGGTATATTACGGTTATTGCCAATTTGGCTGCGAGGTCATTTTCTCACTGCCCGTATGCACCAGCACGAATACATCGACCGCAGCCAGGTGGTTCTCTACACAGATGATGAAAGCCTATTCCCTGGCTATCAGCCTCGTCATCCCTTGCGCCAGGGAAAATCCCACCAGGTAGATTTTTCATTGATCGTAACGGTTTTTAACGAGGCCGACTCTGTGGAATCGTGGATCAAGACCCTGGAGTCACAATCTCGCCTGCCGGATGAAGTCGTTATCGTTGACGGGGGTTCGGTAGATGGAACTGCTGAATTCCTGCAACGTTATGCCAACACGAGCCCGTTTGATTTTCAATTATTCGTAGAAGATGGTGCCAATATCGCTCGAGGCCGAAATATCGGCATCGAGAGGGCCAAGCACGATGTCATCGTCGTTGCTGATTTCGGAAGTACCCTTTACACCCCGAGACACAGGTCGTGGCAGGCTGGTTTGAACCTGTCACGTCGACGCGTTTCGGGAACTGGTTTAAACACGAACTGGTGCCTCGGCTGCGAGATGTCGAGCCTCAACCCTTCCTTCCATCTGCACGTTCGATGGCGTTCCGTCGAGACGCCTGGCGCTTTGTCGGTGGATATCCGGAATGGCTGACACTCACGGGTGATGACACTTATTTCGCTATGGAATTAAAACGAAAATGCCGTCGTTGGGCATTCGTACCTCAAGCCGTCGTGTATTGGCATGCGCCGGAGACTCCTGGCGGCTTTTGGCGGAAACTCGTCTCTTGGAGTGAAGGTGACGGGGAGAGCAGTCTGTTTGGTGACCGCTATATGCAAAATATGGTCATTATGAGTTTGATTACATTGATTTCTATACTGGTGTGTGCTGGAATTTTGGCAGCATTCTTCCTGACGACCGCGTTACCCGTTGTGTTAGTCACTGCCTTCGTGCTGATATTGTCAGGGTATTTCTCCATCGCTCTATTATCTCGTTCTGGAGGGAAATCAAGCTTCCTTTTTGGATTCGTGGGTCAGTGGGCCCGGTCCTTTGGATTTCTCCGAGGTTGTAGACGAAGGCCACGTGTGACCCTCGGGCGGTATGCTGATATCGAGGGTGTGGTTTTCATTCTCGCTGGAATTCCAATTGACGATAGCGGCGGTGGTTCGCGAGGTGCACAAATCGCCAGGGAGTTTTTGAAGCGTAATTTCCTCGTCGTTTATATCTATAAATTTTCTAAGGCGGAATCCAAAGATCTAAAACTCAACATTTGGCATCCCAGGCTGTTGCATGTGTC
The window above is part of the Anaerolineales bacterium genome. Proteins encoded here:
- a CDS encoding glycosyltransferase encodes the protein KLDEVEREKSQIQEALQQVEAERHQLELDRSELRDHLRDAEGDLNTLQKRMRELEHEHDTAVVKERQLRDSYRQERSEWDKIKASMGWRILHVVWRVVWRMRARSQRLFNVFTAFFRYFRVSIAAMAKGILRLLPIWLRGHFLTARMHQHEYIDRSQVVLYTDDESLFPGYQPRHPLRQGKSHQVDFSLIVTVFNEADSVESWIKTLESQSRLPDEVVIVDGGSVDGTAEFLQRYANTSPFDFQLFVEDGANIARGRNIGIERAKHDVIVVADFGSTLYTPRHRSWQAGLNLSRRRVSGTGLNTNWCLGCEMSSLNPSFHLHVRWRSVETPGALSVDIRNG